The following coding sequences lie in one Gemmatimonadota bacterium genomic window:
- a CDS encoding PLP-dependent transferase, translated as ITREAQARMGITPGMIRLSVGIEHPEDVIADLRQALEAV; from the coding sequence ACATTACGCGCGAGGCGCAGGCCCGCATGGGGATCACGCCCGGGATGATCCGCCTCTCGGTGGGCATCGAGCATCCGGAAGATGTGATCGCGGACCTGAGGCAGGCGCTGGAGGCGGTATAG
- a CDS encoding Rrf2 family transcriptional regulator, whose product MQGDQRHLAAAERERRVQGRRRGDVSARELLFASDRIAFLGLTFPVGRLVGSPLRGRGRTGFPARLTGACESDLQTVAARADSQVVVYVKRPVLVRRRREGPEMFTPLSQTAEYALRAVIYLAEEAQHAPVRVQRMADALSVPRNYLSKTLFMLARAGVLSSGRGPRGGFRLAAPPEKLTLAEIIAPFQPLAERPRCLLGRPECSALSPCAAHARWQAVSEQIRFFFHETTVADLMRRRPPATNGG is encoded by the coding sequence GTGCAGGGTGATCAGCGCCACCTGGCCGCCGCGGAGCGCGAGCGCCGTGTCCAGGGCCGCCGCCGCGGCGACGTATCCGCTCGCGAGCTCCTTTTCGCCTCGGACCGAATCGCTTTCCTCGGGCTCACCTTCCCCGTCGGGCGCCTCGTCGGATCGCCGCTCCGTGGGCGGGGCCGCACCGGCTTCCCCGCCCGCCTCACCGGCGCGTGCGAATCCGACCTCCAGACGGTGGCTGCCCGCGCGGACTCGCAGGTCGTGGTATACGTAAAGCGGCCGGTCCTGGTAAGGCGCCGAAGGGAGGGCCCGGAAATGTTTACCCCACTCTCGCAGACCGCTGAATACGCGCTGCGCGCGGTCATCTACCTGGCGGAAGAAGCGCAGCACGCGCCGGTGCGGGTGCAGCGCATGGCCGATGCGCTTTCCGTGCCGCGCAATTATCTGTCGAAGACGCTCTTCATGCTGGCCCGCGCAGGAGTCCTATCCTCCGGCCGCGGCCCCCGGGGCGGGTTCCGCCTGGCGGCGCCACCGGAAAAGCTCACGCTGGCGGAAATCATCGCGCCCTTCCAACCGCTTGCCGAGCGTCCCCGCTGCCTGCTGGGCCGTCCCGAATGTTCGGCCCTCTCGCCCTGCGCGGCACACGCCCGCTGGCAAGCGGTATCGGAGCAGATCCGGTTTTTTTTCCACGAGACCACGGTCGCCGACTTGATGCGGCGCCGGCCGCCTGCAACCAACGGGGGCTAG
- a CDS encoding chromosome condensation regulator RCC1 yields the protein MSVITALAVVQALAAQPSRPARAAALEYIQLSAGGFHTCAIAADSLAYCWGSNTHGELGNGTFAHSSVPLPVMGGLRFVLLAGGFRHTCGLTAERTAYCWGWNGYGQLGDGSWNSRNLPTRVATATRLASLTCGAHFTCGRTTNGIAFCWGQNASGQLATPGSEPSSAPVRIGGGMRFTALQAGGYHVCGLTRRGAAVCWGENSDGQLGNRTTAATRVLVAVAGARPFRSLAAGASHTCGISPGDQAYCWGANSEGQLGTGTRDLATAPLPVAGRLGFSLVTAGTLHTCALTGGGAAYCWGSNFFDELGSATVARSLVPVPVAGGLVFTALSSGHLHTCGIAAGGAAYCWGSNRWGQLGDGTNADRKSPVPVAPAARLIAGGSEA from the coding sequence ATGAGCGTGATCACCGCGCTGGCTGTAGTGCAGGCGCTGGCGGCGCAGCCGAGCCGACCCGCCCGGGCCGCCGCGCTGGAATACATCCAGTTGAGCGCTGGCGGCTTTCACACCTGTGCCATCGCCGCCGACAGCCTGGCTTACTGTTGGGGGAGCAACACGCATGGCGAGCTGGGCAATGGCACGTTCGCGCACAGCAGTGTGCCGCTCCCCGTAATGGGTGGGCTGCGCTTCGTCCTGCTCGCGGGGGGCTTTCGTCACACCTGCGGGCTGACCGCGGAGCGCACGGCCTACTGCTGGGGTTGGAATGGCTATGGCCAACTGGGCGACGGGAGCTGGAATTCTCGCAACCTGCCTACCCGCGTGGCGACCGCGACGCGCCTCGCCAGCTTGACCTGCGGCGCGCACTTCACCTGCGGGCGTACCACCAATGGCATCGCCTTCTGCTGGGGGCAGAACGCGTCTGGCCAACTGGCGACGCCGGGGTCAGAGCCCAGCAGCGCTCCCGTCCGGATCGGCGGGGGCATGCGCTTCACTGCGCTGCAGGCGGGCGGCTACCATGTCTGCGGTCTGACCCGGCGCGGCGCAGCCGTGTGCTGGGGCGAGAACTCCGATGGTCAGCTAGGCAACCGCACAACGGCGGCCACGCGTGTGCTGGTGGCCGTGGCCGGCGCGAGGCCATTCCGCAGCCTGGCCGCGGGGGCCAGTCATACGTGCGGGATCAGCCCTGGCGATCAGGCGTATTGCTGGGGCGCCAACTCCGAGGGCCAGCTAGGAACCGGGACCCGCGACCTCGCTACTGCACCGCTGCCGGTGGCAGGGCGGCTTGGCTTCTCCCTGGTCACTGCGGGCACGCTCCATACCTGCGCACTCACCGGCGGCGGCGCGGCTTACTGCTGGGGATCCAACTTCTTCGACGAGCTGGGCAGCGCCACCGTGGCCCGCAGCCTGGTGCCCGTGCCCGTCGCGGGCGGGCTGGTCTTCACCGCCCTCAGCAGCGGCCACCTGCACACCTGCGGCATTGCCGCCGGTGGAGCCGCCTACTGCTGGGGCTCGAACCGCTGGGGGCAACTGGGCGATGGCACGAACGCTGACCGCAAGAGCCCCGTGCCCGTGGCGCCTGCGGCGCGGTTGATCGCGGGGGGCAGTGAGGCGTAA